CGCAGCGAGCTGAACGACTCGACTAGGTTTGTGGACCTCGGAGTGGACTCCCCGATGGGCATTGCCATCAGCAATGTCCTGCATAGGTAACTGGCCATGTCCATCCAGGGCGCCCGTTCTTTCAGAACAAACCTACCGTCGCCCTTGTGCACAGAGTCCTGGCGGTGGCCGTCGCTGAGCCCGACGAAAGAAAACGTCTTTCTCTCGGACCTTTCAAGCAGAACGCATTCTGCTTTTCTCCGGACGGCGACTACCTTTCCCTCTCGGAGACGGCGCCAGCTCAACCCCAATGAAGCCTATGAAGAGAAAGAGCGGCGgtgtagtagtattaatagtggCAGATGCTCGCACTAGACAGACGAAGCCCATCAGCGTTTCCATACGATCTATAAGTCCACCCCTTGGCACGGTTGGGACGCAGACAGAAAGCGAGGGACAGGATATAGAGTTGATGAAGGCATATGTTTTTGTATGCatgttttttttctttctatTTTTGTTCTTAATAGTATCTACCATTTTGCTAATTCCGGTTCGCGTCAGGTAGAAGCATAGTTCAAAGCAAACAGGAGATAGCGTGCAACAGACTCAAAAGCACAACCATTGTCAAGTACCCAGGTAGCGTACGCCCACTACGCGATAGACCACGAAGAAACCTCACTCCATCATATGGATATCAAATACATTGTGGCAATGGAAGACGAGTCCCTACTCCAGTCTTGATGCCACATGTGTGAAAGGGAGACACTTTTCCCTCGCGGGCGTTGTCCACCCTACGGACCTGACCATACTCCTATCCATTTTTCTGTTCAGTCTGCAAAGTAGAGCCAGACTCTCTCTCGGCCGCTCGTCTCTGGCTATGCTGGGCGTCAGGCTGCTTGGTGAAGAAGCTGGTGGCGCGCCACTCGCCATCGAAAATGTAGCCTGGGTGGAAGACGGTCTGCAGCAGCACAGCCAGGCCGATCATGGCGCCCTCAAACACCATGAAGAGCGTCTCGGCGTTGTCACCAGCAGCGTTGAAGCCGTTGCGCAGCTCCTCGACGCGGAAAGCAGAGCGGGCAAGGATCAGTAGGGCGGCCGCAAAGGATCCTGAAAGAGTATCAGCACAAACGGGGAACGAGCTAAGAATGAATCCACACAAACTCACCCATGAGGAAGTAAGGGAACACTCTATGCTGCCGGACATGAGCATACCGCGTAGTCCATGTGCTCCGGTTCCGTAGCACCCGGATTCCCATATCCAGCGAGAGCAGGACGAAAAGACCCAGACTGGCACACTGCAGTCCCAGACCGGCCCGCAGCAAGTCGAGCGCCCGGTCGAGGTCCTGGGGATTGATTCCATCGGCCTGCGTCCATGCCGCACCGCCAGCCTGAAGAATAAGACAGATGATGTCAAGCGTGACAAAGATGATGGTGTAGGCTCGATGGGGCATGAGCGACACGTGGGGGCCGTAAATGAGTACGATGCGTCCGAAGCAGAGGTAGATGGTGTAGCAGAGGAAGGCCGGAGCGATGGTTATGGTCACGATGTATCTGTGCAAGAACAATGAGGGAACCATCAGCTTTCCGTGTAGTCGGAAAAGGAGAGGGCGAGAAGGGGAGGCCATTCACTTACACGATGAATGTCTGGTTGTCGAACGGGTCATCGCGGAGCCTGATACGCTCGACATAGCCAACCACCTCGAGCGCCAATCCGCACGGCTGCCCGAACAGGTAGCTCCAGGTCTTATACCGGATCACAAGGGCTATCTGTGCTATCAGGATGGTTCCGAACCAGGCCACCATGAAGGCGTTGCCGCCCAGGTTTGGCAGGAACCCAATCCTAGACAAGCTGACCGGGCAAGTGTCCAAGGTGCAGTCGCTGGTATCCATATCTAGTCTCTGTGTTTCTCGTGTTGTCAGGCTGGCTAGAAAGAGTGTTAAGAGAAAGGGTAGAGGAGATGGTAGAGGAAGAGGCCCTCCAGGTCTTTATGGATGAAGATGTGTATATAACATGCAGACAACTCGCCGGTAATAAAAGGAAATGATGCCCGCCCTTAAATGAGTGTTTGAGCAACCCTTAGTGCTGAGATCCTGATAAGTATCCATTTCTGCCTGTCCACAGCAGTACACTAAAGACTGTGACCCTTCGCTTTTCGTCGTCCTTGAGAGACGATGGTTTTCAACTATTCATGTAGATGATTGAGCTAGCTAGCAACGGGCAAGGAAAAACTAAGCTAGCACCAATGACTAAGCGGCAAATTTCCTCTTTCGGACGGTGCATAGCCCTGCTGGACACGACAAACCTGCATACGCCAGTACAACAGCGGGAAGAGGACGTCCCCGATGACTCTCATGACCCCGATGCTTATCAAGATGTACGCGCGCACAGCAGATTGTTCGTCACATACCTAAGCGGTCCGTTGAGTAGCAACCGGAAGTGACCCTCGCCCACGACCGGCCTCTGACGGGAAAGTTAGCTGTATTGAGTACCGCCTCATATCCTGGTCTGGGGAGACAAAGATGACTCTGCTGTGTCCTTCAGCCCCAGCACCACTAGCGTGCGACTGGTTGGATGCCGTCGTTATCGTTGACTGACAGCTGAATTACAAGTTGTCGATGGAATCGGACAAATAGGCAGTCCGGTAAGCATGATGCATGCGGCAGGTCGTGGCTGTATAAGCTACGTTGACCAGCGAGGTCTGCGGGTGAGCTCGAAGATGCTCGGCAACCCTGCCGTTTGATGACGAAGGACTTGAGGATTTGTGCCGAGACTGCTGCAATGTGATACTTGCAGCTGTCACCCCTGTTTTCgtattgctgctgctgctgcaagTTGCTGCCTGCCTCCAGCAACAAGCTCAAGTTGCCGCCCTTGAGCACTCCCTTGTCAGCTGAGTAGTTTGAATGAAACAGGGAAGAGTACTTACCGCAATATCAGAGTTGTTGATCATTATCTTGCGTCCATCATCGACTCTGGCTGCGCGGAAGACATCGCTCTTTTCTGCCACGTAGATACCGAAATGGTGGATAGGGGCCAGCCTGAAGGAGCACAATCTGGCCGGGGATCAGGCGGTGTTTGAGTATCATAGTGAACTTAATGAGGGATACCATGGTCGCGGCCATCCCCTCCGTGGCCGATGTTGGCCTTGACAACGCCCACGTACAATGGGTAGCCAGCAGCAATGCTAAACACACCGGCCGTGTCGCCAGCTTGACTGGCAGTGCGGCCCAATATCGACATAGCTAAGCTAGGCGGCTTCAATGCCAGCCTGAGCCAGCAGGTCGCGGTACAGCTCCTGCTGCATGGCGGTGCTGGGGTGCGTGATGGAGATGACGCCGGCCGAGCAGCTGCAGACCGCACCCCTGATGACAGCTAGCACGGCATCTCAGTCGGTGATGGCATCGGTTAGGGACTTCAGGACCACAATGCCTAGACCCTCGCCACGGCAATAGCCGTCAGCAGCGTCCTGAAGGTGCCGCAGGGTCCCGAGGGCGACGGGGAGGATTCTCCAGCTCGGGCCCGCGTAGATGGCCGGGTTAGAGGGCCGAACAGACCAGCAGCACCGCCGACGGGCTGGAGGCGCAGGCCGAGTCGATGCTATACGAGAGCGTGCCCCGGCTAAAGTGGCGGTTACACCGCCCCGAGACAAAGGCGTGATGAGGTGCCGGCATAAAGTAGTAGACGTCGTCGGCCTCGTTGATGTCAGTATCGCGGTAGTCGTCGGCCGCCTAGCCAAAAGTGGAGTGTATCCACTCGGCCGGTCCGGCTGCCTGCCGTGCTCCGGGGCGGTACCCGACATTGGCGGTGGGGCCATATGAGGAGGTGTTGTGGGTAACTTGCACTTCGTTTCTCTAAGTTATTGTTTACTATCTACTACTTAGTGTCATTCATTTTTAGGATCCAGCCTAGCCAGTGCCAGTTGTTGACCTATACAAATACGGATCATTCCCACCTCTTCAGGATGTAAAGCGTTGTCGACAAACACACACGTATTCTACCGAAGGTACTTGACGTGTGCAGCCATAGTCATCGCACACTTGGACAATCGGATCACCTCAGCCACAAAATCATCAACGGTGTTCAAGTCAAGCACATAGGGTGGGATCGAGCTTCTAGCACGGTCCACGTTCACCAAGTTCGGGATGGACTCGAGCAGTCTGAGGTCGTCTGCCGACTGGTCGTCCAGTGGATTCCGCAACAGATTGAAGAATAGAGTGACTACAGCAGATACGGGGTAGAAGAGTAGTACCCTGTCGAAAAACACCCGTTCCTCAGTAGCTGGCCATTAGATTGAAGGAGCAAAGAGCAAAGTAGAAAAGGGGTTGCTCACCAAAAGGCAGCTCCCATCAGGGAAGGAGCAGTATCGCGAAAGTACGTTAGACAAGACCGGCTGGCCTCGATAGACAAGGTCTGACTCTGACTGGACCCCAACGGCAAGGTCGCCGCCGTTGATACGGTTGCTTCGCTTGCCTCGGTGAGCCACGGGCTCGCGGCTCGGTGCAGAGCGGCCACAAGGTGCTGGTACTCAAAGTGCAGCACCATAACATGCATCCTCTGGCTGGCGTCTAAAGTCGGGTCAAGCCACCAGGCGCTGTTGTTGTTGCCGCCGTAGTTCCGGCCGAGCAGCATGGGCCGGAACCGGGCCGGGATGGAGAGGCGCCACCGCTCTAGCTCACTGTCCAATTCGCGCACTTCGCGCAGCAGCCCAGCGTTGGGTGTTGGGTGGTGATGCTGGTGGTTGGACGGATACTGCTGTAGGCGAATCGAGTATAGCAGCCTGCAGACCTTGGACTTGATGATGCTCAGCCGTAAATCGCCCGGCAGGCAGCAGAGGGCGCCgctactgctgctgctacTAATGGTGGTGTCATTGTGGTCAACGTATAGCTCTTCTACGTAGCCCGGAGGTAGCGTAAGGTCGCAGTGCTCGTCTTCGATGCAGGGAGGCTGGCTGGTCCGAAGTGCCACGATCTTGTCAAAGGTGTAGCAGAGCCAGAACAGCTTACGCGCGTGGCTTCTTGTCCGGCTTTGCTGCTCGGGCACATCGCTCCCTGCGCTGGGCTGCCTGTGTGCTCCCAACGCGAACAACAGGCGACAGGTTAGAGCCAGGGCCATTGAGGCCATCTGGATCTTGCCGCAG
This is a stretch of genomic DNA from Colletotrichum lupini chromosome 10, complete sequence. It encodes these proteins:
- a CDS encoding fungal specific transcription factor domain-containing protein, translating into MASFFTVKKRACDEFIAMRLCPGATGAAITSYSAPSTALCTREDVQPPPHSSPTVTISITGLEGSSSSSVPPACGLRFARYYLDEIVSPSGAPFFSVDHQNWIRRCTGQAHVFSNLWGLDSTSPLLSSSSCAGGDYPADCNQIELPARHVVEDYLQMFRATPFRLVFPIVDGVLFQETISQAYDPHHAANPAAQACVFSFLAIITHTQWSPRNMAVIIDSEACVRQAQRLMPLAQASQDITGLQTCLMQCIYHLFCGKIQMASMALALTCRLLFALGAHRQPSAGSDVPEQQSRTRSHARKLFWLCYTFDKIVALRTSQPPCIEDEHCDLTLPPGYVEELYVDHNDTTISSSSSSGALCCLPGDLRLSIIKSKVCRLLYSIRLQQYPSNHQHHHPTPNAGLLREVRELDSELERWRLSIPARFRPMLLGRNYGGNNNSAWWLDPTLDASQRMHVMVLHFEYQHLVAALHRAASPWLTEASEATVSTAATLPLGSSQSQTLSIEASRSCLTYFRDTAPSLMGAAFWVLLFYPVSAVVTLFFNLLRNPLDDQSADDLRLLESIPNLAADDYRDTDINEADDVYYFMPAPHHAFVSGRCNRHFSRGTLSYSIDSACASSPSAVLLVYAVLAVIRGAVCSCSAGVISITHPSTAMQQELQAGDTAGVFSIAAGYPLLCSFRLAPIHHFGIYVAEKSDVFRAARVDDGRKIMINNSDIAGGNLSLLLEAGSNLQQQQQYENRGDSCKYHIAAVSAQILKSFVIKRQGCRASSSSPADLAANFPVRGRSWARVTSGCYSTDRLDMDTSDCTLDTCPVSLSRIGFLPNLGGNAFMVAWFGTILIAQIALVIRYKTWSYLFGQPCGLALEVVGYVERIRLRDDPFDNQTFIVYIVTITIAPAFLCYTIYLCFGRIVLIYGPHVSLMPHRAYTIIFVTLDIICLILQAGGAAWTQADGINPQDLDRALDLLRAGLGLQCASLGLFVLLSLDMGIRVLRNRSTWTTRYAHVRQHRVFPYFLMGSFAAALLILARSAFRVEELRNGFNAAGDNAETLFMVFEGAMIGLAVLLQTVFHPGYIFDGEWRATSFFTKQPDAQHSQRRAAERESGSTLQTEQKNG